A genomic stretch from Mycobacterium cookii includes:
- a CDS encoding TetR/AcrR family transcriptional regulator, translated as MARTQQQRREETVARLLEASISTIIEVGYARASAAVITKRAGVSVGALFRHFDTMGDFMAATAYEVLRRQLDSFTKQVAAIPSDRPALEAGLTILRDITSSPTNAVMYELMVAARTDEKLNATLQHVLQQYTSKICDAARALPGAESFPQETFPVLVALLTNTFDGAAMLRAVLPQPDIENERIALLTSLLSGVGLPT; from the coding sequence ATGGCCAGAACCCAGCAGCAGCGCCGTGAAGAGACGGTCGCGCGTCTGCTCGAGGCCAGCATCTCGACGATCATCGAGGTGGGATATGCGCGGGCGTCCGCGGCGGTGATCACCAAGCGCGCCGGGGTATCGGTCGGGGCGCTGTTCCGGCACTTCGACACCATGGGCGACTTCATGGCCGCCACGGCCTACGAAGTGCTTCGGCGACAACTGGATTCGTTCACCAAGCAGGTCGCCGCGATCCCGTCCGATCGGCCGGCACTGGAGGCCGGCCTGACGATTCTGCGAGACATCACCAGTAGCCCTACCAATGCGGTCATGTACGAACTGATGGTCGCCGCGCGCACCGACGAAAAGCTCAATGCCACTCTGCAACACGTGCTGCAGCAGTACACCAGCAAGATCTGCGATGCCGCGCGCGCATTGCCCGGTGCCGAGAGCTTCCCGCAGGAGACATTCCCGGTCCTGGTCGCGTTGTTGACCAACACGTTCGACGGGGCCGCGATGCTGCGAGCGGTGCTACCGCAACCCGATATCGAGAACGAGCGGATCGCGCTGCTGACGTCGTTGTTGAGCGGCGTCGGTCTGCCGACCTGA
- a CDS encoding STAS domain-containing protein codes for MMADNQHAASGSPPHSDKDDFHAAESSVEGLAVVSVSGSVDMLTAPGLAEAIETALAKEPSGLIVDLSKVEFLGSAGISVLMKTRDTLGEVTPFCVVADGPATHRPLTLLGINELMHLSRRLDDAVSKLTDS; via the coding sequence ATGATGGCCGACAACCAACATGCTGCATCCGGCTCCCCTCCGCACTCTGACAAAGACGACTTCCACGCTGCTGAGTCATCGGTCGAAGGGCTGGCGGTCGTATCCGTCAGCGGAAGCGTGGACATGCTCACCGCCCCCGGGCTCGCCGAAGCCATCGAGACCGCGCTCGCCAAGGAGCCCAGCGGCCTGATCGTGGATTTGTCCAAGGTCGAGTTTCTCGGCTCGGCCGGGATCAGCGTGCTGATGAAAACCCGTGACACCCTCGGCGAAGTCACCCCGTTCTGCGTGGTCGCCGACGGGCCCGCCACCCATCGGCCGCTCACCTTGCTCGGCATCAACGAGCTGATGCACCTGTCTCGGCGGCTCGATGATGCGGTCAGCAAGCTCACTGACAGCTGA
- a CDS encoding nuclear transport factor 2 family protein encodes MLSHAEVSDRLEIQQLIVDYSTAIDTRHFDGLDAVFTPDAYIDYTALGGIEGHYPEVKAWLAEVLPNFPMYAHMLGNFSVRIDGDTASSRTICFNPMVLPGATKKDQEQIMFCGLWYDDEFVRTAQGWRMTRRVETKCFQKIL; translated from the coding sequence ATGTTGAGCCACGCCGAAGTCTCTGACCGGTTGGAGATCCAGCAGCTGATCGTCGATTACTCGACGGCGATCGACACCCGTCATTTCGACGGCCTCGACGCGGTGTTCACCCCGGACGCGTACATCGACTACACCGCACTCGGCGGCATCGAGGGTCACTATCCGGAGGTCAAGGCCTGGTTGGCGGAAGTTCTGCCGAACTTCCCGATGTACGCGCACATGCTGGGCAACTTCTCGGTTCGCATCGACGGGGACACCGCGTCGTCGCGGACGATTTGTTTCAACCCCATGGTATTGCCGGGGGCGACGAAAAAAGACCAGGAACAAATCATGTTCTGCGGGCTTTGGTACGACGACGAGTTCGTGCGCACCGCGCAGGGCTGGCGGATGACCCGGCGCGTGGAAACCAAGTGCTTCCAGAAAATCCTGTAG
- a CDS encoding D-alanyl-D-alanine carboxypeptidase family protein: MRMLLAAAAAALSLVITSSTAWADAGVQPVGSVPIPDGPAQTWLVADLDSGRVLAARDENLRHPPASTIKVLLALVALDELSLDSTVVADAADSQVECNCVGVKPGRSYTTRQLLDGLLLVSGNDAANTLAHMLGGPDATVAKMDAKAASLGAVNTHASTPSGLDGPGGSGWSTAHDLAVIFRAAMAKPVFAQITAEPSAMFPGDNGDHPIVNHDELLTRYPGAIGGKTGFTDAARKTFVGAAARGGRRLVVAMMYGLVREGGPTYWDQAGNLLDWGFALNPQSAIGAL, translated from the coding sequence ATGCGGATGCTTCTTGCCGCAGCAGCGGCTGCCCTGTCCCTCGTGATCACCAGCAGCACGGCATGGGCTGACGCCGGCGTGCAACCGGTCGGCTCGGTGCCCATCCCCGACGGCCCGGCCCAGACCTGGCTGGTCGCCGATCTGGATTCCGGCCGGGTGCTGGCTGCGCGCGACGAAAACCTGCGTCACCCACCCGCCAGCACCATCAAGGTGCTGCTGGCGCTGGTGGCGCTCGACGAGCTGAGCCTCGATTCGACGGTCGTCGCCGACGCGGCCGACAGTCAGGTCGAATGCAACTGCGTGGGCGTGAAACCCGGCCGCAGCTACACGACCCGCCAACTGCTGGACGGCCTGCTGCTGGTGTCGGGCAACGACGCGGCCAACACGTTGGCGCACATGCTGGGTGGCCCAGATGCGACCGTCGCCAAGATGGATGCCAAGGCCGCGTCACTCGGCGCGGTCAACACACACGCATCGACCCCGTCCGGCCTGGACGGCCCCGGCGGATCGGGCTGGTCGACCGCCCACGACCTGGCCGTCATCTTCCGCGCGGCGATGGCCAAACCGGTGTTCGCTCAGATCACCGCCGAGCCGTCCGCGATGTTTCCCGGCGACAACGGTGACCACCCGATCGTCAACCACGACGAGCTGTTGACCCGTTACCCGGGAGCGATCGGCGGCAAGACCGGGTTCACCGACGCCGCCCGTAAAACGTTCGTCGGCGCCGCCGCCCGCGGGGGCCGCCGCCTCGTGGTCGCGATGATGTACGGCTTGGTCCGCGAGGGCGGGCCGACCTACTGGGATCAGGCCGGAAACCTGCTCGACTGGGGTTTCGCGCTGAACCCGCAGTCGGCAATCGGAGCGCTGTAG